The following coding sequences lie in one Daphnia pulex isolate KAP4 chromosome 1, ASM2113471v1 genomic window:
- the LOC124196443 gene encoding general transcription factor 3C polypeptide 1-like isoform X4, with protein sequence MEFPENIPGNILDEIALEGLEGVTISTLWIRLTKRKSFSLALDEHSKRFIWKIICKNDSIEMFCLEVPRPPLIDYNRYDNVDPELEIICEPEALPEDIYPVAAVEDKANGIRGSCATYHTRQNITAAARGLTLEEAISKHGEQLVLVACQASRNVALAGVQTGVLETLAINSYIMLERIGRSREHGDVTQGRHGLSRLNIQPKSAFYFRKRLLADGLIVKQPISMRIGNRNVLGTLLHITRFYSLRLPKLLDLIKRLIQILKEAPPHYMLDYQTIRTKLNTSCQLKKILAASEMRQYAVVESVPYRSYYPDATIKDWKMRNCDNEKQVKIVRLIDPNIDPEALFQGDEAPPDDGSLYSEGEEEGSYSGILSNAVVQRHHHSIAQQAYAFVEASGSEGLTQGALAEQLGLSQLDARSTIRSLTRLLMVDCIVKEVKKTRFFLYVAKNHFGSNAIRAQFEQEQQKIKGLMQASNEVGSDASSSSSLPFFPSPNVQLEKDVTLRHEEVEEDDGLFRPNVPRGILAEGETISDLTHRSLRRVNIILEAIRQHLVIEEIGVLLRLITAEEAKEGVDARMDRRSLKRLLARLSNEGQLKNMRIVLRCGDRERALNFICQPGIDQNNSVIRSAIDQAKMKLFCMSKHKYNRNTAAKAEKTQSKSDKLEFNDNSVPLDPSLCASVKQVKEQLPKGQVQGSKSFPFKFVHGTNSGKVYGTEPKCIRAREIHKLLYYLVYGYDGELISDQAQAREMLRTQNPVLDGLDDEMFDDLPDIYKTELGWQTFIEPLPEHRGWPCGWSFLCDIFLRLPLSTFLKVVNITYQIDGLEAYLKHPIKQYVLLKHLPMDLRQGLIFARKYIFSVHEVITNLVYLGLAQFGPHSLKEKDQVFIYLNRKTTLMDTTTSNPGYHHITREMEYEKKTFVFDSMLDVEKYWYEVQTICFNTLLGSLSTVAGQSITLEMLRKKPAMIEAMRMREPHEAPLLDTGEVPGDHLGAAGFDSAFFAHLKRNWTYNKSTTMINRLEMQVKKTGNGSKTAKSPQTKTSNPSTAPGRLASLRDNAVRFTQCTTQDGTNLTIPVTVVENETNPRNLKRKRNDSKNSTPTVRWSKVGPKRISTKPASKVRVVKPRKKRGPRRPYYDEKDRQALLLMRRLRVTWSAMEDSFLLMCKVAGTYIHGSLRHSVPFIVVRDCLHETYPESRNKTSRACQRRVAYMMRNPTTEYQVVNAYQELEQDPEIEVVSGGGPITKEDRKNHGVEKTEELIIARFRKLLEYLKPRYSQGGNSSAIPGLKLPNTIEEFHQQYELTYSLANLRHRRPISEVNNVVDVNVNVVFNVIHSSMCTTEDKASWGFHLFNIYQQYPDNLVRSTLARMKNDMMIAQRKRAISLIRNKKFSEMPLSAVPYKLSITYIHLFLSRYQYPVFHCSYQRLRAILDEKQKIPPASQEDWPGVEVSRIHEGGNAAMVVSLFAIGMARLRFVIPDQIIIFDPKLKDHPEEFDNLIKRYNNWVKDVDTAAQNVNKEDRSQIQRRRLGMTTAAATSAIAAIPKLMSTTDVAASVSHEEFVQPTLRETSISAFETITGASNDRTQNQLIMRTASRIGLHMLREDITQDTQSHNNQSTPHIQQEHFVINSCKVYVDLSLPKSSSEGWLFISPKKKQEIIDTIPTTVPFSHTLPDQAYEQLYERMECSESAKDDAATILQLITSKKEMGIIASELPHIVGDLDDPSFTLEQHMSLLTESQIVQKVGVVAQRFVSIYHIDPWVIKSFRLLRSGKEKLEPFNDDYIPSRKNDEKSQPEEIQMVETAPETKQNPDESQRQSQTEETDNQSEDIQIEETPPVTADGTVAESAKEAVSGRRKRKVSTYFPPSKKSHTVDNLGTKDRIDLLVMVKPWVKIDGGLNRRVLDRLLGGLLSHVLLKPGSNIGQLAERFHPALQPFQTRELVEILEKIGCVEFYGIKKTGKAGPFAARTTLEIVALDRFARDQDIYVDPKTEAILRLGEFIGDKKYEKDYIPKCSCHSNADS encoded by the exons atggagtTTCCAGAAAACATTCCTGGAAACATTTTGGATGAAATTGCCCTAGAAGGGCTCGAAGGAGTCACTATTTCAA CCCTCTGGATTCGACTAACAAAGCGAAAGAGTTTCTCCCTCGCTTTAGATGAACACTCAAAACGATTCATTTGGAAAATCATATGcaaaaatgattcaattgaaatgttttgtttggaaGTTCCAAGACCACCATTGATAGACTACAATCGATATGACAATGTGGATCCTGAACTTGAAATCATTTGTGAACCT GAAGCTCTTCCTGAAGACATTTATCCAGTTGCTGCAGTTGAGGATAAAGCAAATGGAATAAGAGGATCATGTGCAACTTACCATACAAGGCAAAATATAACTGCAGCGGCAAGAGGACTTACTTTGGAGGAAGCAATTTCAAA ACATGGTGAACAACTTGTTTTAGTTGCTTGTCAAGCATCTAGAAATGTTGCCTTGGCTGGAGTCCAAACAGGTGTTTTAGAAACTCTTGCAATCAATTCTTACATCATGCTAGAAAGAATTGGCAGATCGCGAGAGCATGGTGATGTAACACAGGGGAGACATGGGCTCAGTCGATTAAACATTCAGCCAAAGTCTGCTTTCTACTTCAGAAAGAGATTACTAGCAGACGGTCTTATTGTAAAACAg CCTATTTCCATGAGAATCGGCAATCGAAATGTTTTAGGAACACTTCTTCATATAACACGATTCTACAGCTTGAGACTACCCAAGTTGCTTGATTTAATTAAACGACTTATTCAGATTCTTAAA GAAGCTCCTCCTCATTACATGCTTGATTACCAAACGATAAGGACGAAGCTGAACACTTCttgtcaacttaaaaaaatcctCGCTGCTAGCGAAATGCGGCAGTATGCAGTAGTTGAGTCG GTACCGTATCGAAGTTATTATCCAGATGCGACGATTAAAG ATTGGAAAATGCGTAATTGTGACAACGAGAAACAAGTGAAAATTGTCCGGTTAATCGACCCAAACATCGATCCCGAAGCGCTCTTTCAAGGTGACGAAGCTCCCCCGGATGATGGATCTCTTTACAGTGAaggtgaagaagaaggttcCTATTCTGGAATCTTATCAAACGCTGTCGTTCAGAGACATCATCATTCTATTGCCCAACAAGCCTATGCATTTGTTGAAGCGAGCGGATCCGAGGGCTTAACACAAGGAGCTTTAGCAGAACAACTTGGTCTTAGTCAGCTTGATGCTCGTTCTACTATACGCTCCCTTACTCGTCTTCTGATGGTTGACTGTATTGTGAAAGAAGTAAAGAAAACTCGATTCTTTTT GTATGTTGCTAAAAATCATTTTGGTTCCAACGCTATCCGAGCGCAGTTTGAACAAGAGCAACAAAAGATCAAAGGACTGATGCAAGCCTCCAATGAGGTTGGTAGTGACGCAAGTTCATCGTCCTCCTTGCCTTTCTTTCCCTCTCCAAATGTACAGTTAGAG aaagatgTTACTCTACGACACGAAGAGGTAGAAGAGGACGATGGTCTATTTCGTCCTAATGTTCCACGAGGAATTTTAGCTGAGGGAGAAACGATCTCTGATTTAACTCATCGTAGCCTGAGACGAGTCAACATTATTCTCGAAGCCATTCGCCAACATTTGGTGATTGAAGAAATTGGCGTTTTACTCAGA CTAATTACAGCTGAAGAGGCTAAGGAAGGTGTAGATGCCCGAATGGATCGTCGCTCACTTAAACGTTTACTTGCTCGTTTATCCAATGAAGGGCAGTTGAAGAATATGCGAATCGTCCTTCG GTGTGGTGATCGGGAACGCGCCCTTAATTTCATCTGTCAGCCTGGTATTGATCAAAACAACAGTGTGATTCGCTCGGCAATCGATCAGGCAAAAATGAAGCTCTTTTGCATGTCTAAACACAAATACAACCGTAATACAGCGGCAAAGGCTGAAAAAACGCAATCAAAATCTGACAAGCTAGAATTTAACGATAACTCAGTTCCATTGGATCCATCTCTATGTGCCAGCGTCAAACAGGTCAAAGAACAATTGCCTAAAGGACAAGTCCAGGGATCAAAAAG tttccctTTCAAGTTTGTTCACGGTACTAACAGCGGGAAAGTATACGGAACTGAGCCTAAGTGCATCCGTGCGAGAGAAATCCACAAGCTTTTATATTATCTTGTATATGGATACGATGGTGAGCTCATAAGTGATCAAGCTCAGGCAAGAGAAATGCTGAGAACGCAAAATCCTGTCCTAGACGGCCTTGATGATGAAATGTTTGACGATCTCCCCGATATTTATAAG ACTGAATTAGGGTGGCAGACATTCATTGAACCCCTGCCAGAGCACCGTGGATGGCCTTGTGGGTGGTCTTTTCTTTGCGACATTTTTCTCCGTTTGCctctttcaacttttctgaAGGTGGTCAATATCACTTATCAGATTGATGGGCTTGAAGCTTATCTCAAACATCCTATCAAACAATACGTGCTCCTTAAACATCTCCCAATGGATCTGCGACAAGGACTCATTTTCGCTCGGAAGTATATTTTCAGCGTTCACGAAGTCATCACAAATTTGGTTTATCTCGGACTTGCTCAATTTGGACCGCACAGCCTTAAG GAAAAGGACCAAGTTTTCATTTACTTGAACCGGAAAACAACTTTAATGGATACGACTACCTCCAATCCTGGATATCATCACATCACACGTGAAATGGAATACGAAAAgaagacttttgtttttgactcGATGCTAGacgttgaaaaatattg GTACGAAGTCCAGACTATTTGTTTCAACACTCTCTTGGGCAGTCTCAGTACTGTGGCCGGTCAAAGTATAACACTTGaaatgttaagaaaaaaaccagCCATGATTGAAGCGATGAGAATGCGTGAACCCCACGAAGCTCCATTACTAGATACAGGTGAAGTGCCTGGAGATCATCTTGGTGCTGCAGGATTTGATTCGGCTTTCTTCGCCCATTTGAAG aggAATTGGACTtacaacaagtcaacaacgATGATCAACCGATTGGAGATGCAAGTTAAGAAAACGGGTAATGGAAGTAAAACAGCCAAGTCACCGCAAACAAAAACGTCCAATCCATCCACTGCTCCGGGTCGGCTTGCTAGTTTGCGAGACAATGCTGTTCGTTTTACTCAATGTACTACACAAGACGGAACAAATTTAACCATTCCTGTGACTGTTGTCGAAAACGAAACCAATCCCCGAAATCTAAAGAGGAAGCGTAATGATAGCAAGAATTCAACTCCAACTGTCCGTTGGTCAAAAGTTGGTCCCAAAAGAA TTTCAACAAAACCTGCATCAAAGGTCCGAGTGGTTAAGCCTCGAAAGAAACGAGGCCCACGTCGTCCATACTACGATGAAAAGGACAGACAAGCTCTGCTTTTGATGCGACGTTTGCGCGTAACCTGGTCAGCTATGGAAGACAGCTTCCTACTTATGTGTAAA GTTGCTGGTACTTACATTCACGGAAGTCTTCGACATAGTGTACCGTTCATCGTTGTGAGAGATTGCCTTCATGAGACCTATCCGGAATCTCGCAATAAGACCTCGAGGGCTTGCCAACGACGAGTTGCTTACATGATGCGAAATCCTACGACAGAGTATCAAGTCGTAAACGCATATCAGGAACTTGAGCAGGATCCCGAAATTGAGGTAGTTTCTGGAGGAGGGCCAATCACTAAAGAAGATCGTAAAAATCACGGAGTTGAAAAAACCGAAGAACTGATCATTGCTCG GTTTCGGAAGCTGTTAGAGTACCTGAAACCCCGATATTCACAAGGAGGAAATTCTAGCGCTATTCCTGGTCTCAAACTGCCCAACACTATTGAAGAATTCCACCAGCAGTATGAACTGACCTACTCGTTGGCAAACTTGCGACACCGCCGACCCATCTCGGAGGTCAATAATGTAGTCGACGTAAACGTCAACGTTGTCTTCAATGTTATTCACAGTTCAATGTGCACGACGGAAGACAAAGCGTCCTGGGGATTCCATCTATTCAACATTTACCAACAGTATCCTGATAATTTAGTCCGATCAACTCTCGCCAGAATGAAAAACGACATGATGATCGCGCAGAGAAAACGCGCAATTTCTCTTATCAG gaataaaaaattttccgAGATGCCACTAAGTGCGGTGCCATACAAATTGTCCATTACGTACATTCACCTTTTCCTTTCCCGATATCAGTATCCGGTGTTCCATTGCTCCTACCAACGTCTACGAGCAATCTtagacgaaaaacaaaaaattcctcCTGCAAGCCAAG aagaCTGGCCTGGAGTTGAGGTTAGCCGAATTCATGAGGGAGGTAATGCTGCTATGGTAGTCTCACTATTTGCTATCGGTATGGCTCGACTTCGCTTCGTCATTCCagatcaaattattatttttgatccGAAATTGAAG GACCATCCGGAAGAGTTTGACAACTTGATTAAACGTTACAACAACTGGGTCAAAGATGTTGATACGGCAGCCCAAAATGTTAACAAAGAAGACAGATCGCAAATACAGCGACGTCGACTAGGAATGACGACAGCCGCTGCGACTAGTGCAATCGCTGCAATTCCGAAATTGATGAGCACGACTGATGTCGCTGCCTCAGTAAGTCATGAAGAATTCGTTCAACCCACACTTCGCGAAACGTCAATCAGTGCCTTTGAAACGATAACTGGGGCGAGCAACGACCGAACTCAAAATCAACTAATAATGCGCACAGCCTCGCGAATCGGTCTTCACATGTTGCGAGAAGATATCACGCAAGATACCCAATCGCATAACAACCAATCGACACCTCACATTCAGCAGGAGCATTTCGTTATCAATTCATGCAAAGTGTATGTCGACCTGAGTTTGCCGAAATCGTCGTCTGAAGGCTGGCTGTTCATCAGTCctaagaagaaacaagaaatcatTGATACCATTCCTACCACTGTACCCTTTTCTCACACTCTTCCGGATCAAGCTTACGAACAACTGTACGAACGAATGGAATGCAGTGAAAGTGCTAAAGATGATGCAGCTACAATATTGCAGTTGATCACtagtaagaaagaaatggggATCATTGCTTCAGAACTGCCACACATAGTGGGTGACTTGGATGATCCATCCTTCACATTGGAACAACACATGTCGTTGCTGACGGAGAGTCAAATTGTGCAAAAAGTCGGTGTGGTCGCTCAACGTTTCGTTTCAATTTATCATATCGATCCTTGGGTCATCAAATCGTTCCGATTATTGAGAAGTGGAAAGGAAAAACTAGAGCCCTTCAATGATGATTATATTCCGAGTAGaaaaaacgatgaaaaatCTCAACCAGAAGAAATCCAGATGGTAGAGACAGCTCctgaaaccaaacaaaatcctGATGAATCACAACGACAGAGTCAAACTGAGGAAACGGATAACCAGTCGGAAGACATTCAGATTGAAGAAACACCTCCGGTTACTGCTGATGGCACTGTTGCAGAATCTGCAAAAGAGGCAGTTTCAGGCCGTCGTAAAAGAAAGGTCTCTACTTACTTTCCGCCTTCAAAAAAATCTCATACCGTCGATAACTTGGGAACAAAGGATCGGATCGATCTTTTAGTAATGGTCAAACCTTGGGTCAAAATTGACGGAGGTCTCAACCGTCGTGTCCTGGATCGTTTGCTCGGAG GATTACTTTCTCATGTGCTTTTAAAGCCGGGATCTAATATTGGACAGTTGGCCGAACGTTTTCATCCAGCCCTTCAGCCGTTTCAAACTAGAGAGTTGGTGGAG ATATTAGAGAAAATTGGATGCGTAGAATTTTATGGCATTAAGAAAACGGGCAAAGCTGGCCCCTTTGCAGCGCGGACCACACTTGAAATTG TTGCTCTTGATAGATTTGCCCGTGATCAAGACATTTATGTCGACCCTAAAACGGAAGCCATCCTACGACTGGGTGAGTTCATCGGCGACAAAAAGTACGAAAAAGATTACATCCCAAAATGCAGTTGTCACAGCAACGCGGACAGCTAG